The sequence ATTGAATTAACACtggaaaaaaacaaaattaagaaaagaTGATAAATTAGTGAAATGATTGTAACTTTGTGTTTGCGCTATAAATCGTTTTCgaatataaattcatattttcGTAGTATTTGCCTGGAAAGAACTCATCGCtgctaaattcaaaataaaaccctagcttccaATTTCATCAAAATACCCAAAATGCTATCAAAATCCAGACGTTTATTCATGTTTCGAGCCCATAATCCGAAGATTCCTTCTCTCTACTCCATCCTCCAATTCAATGCTTCAATGTCAAACCTAAAAGTGGTATGGCGAAAGGATACGAAACTCGATCAAGCAATCGAGAACGACAAGAAATGGCGGCTCTGCTACCGGGTCGTCCGAGAAGTCCTAAACGAACCGGGTCAGGTAATCCCGCTCCAATACTTAGCTAAACGCCGCGAGCGGCTTCGGTTGCCCGTCAAACTTGAAGCATTTCTTTCCCAAAATCCGGGTTTGTTTGATATATATAAGGACAGGATTAGGCCCAAATCCGACTTGGTTGAGTTCGTTCGGCCTAGTGATAGACTGAACCGGTTTTCGGAGGAGGAGAAATTGATTTACCGCGAAAATGAGCCGTTGATTGTTGCTAAATTGTGTAAATTGCTCATGATGGCGAATCATAGAGTTGTTAGTGCTGCAAAATTGGTTGAGGTGAAGAAGGAATTCGGTTTCCCTAATGATTTTCTGGTGAAATTGGTGTCTGCGTATCCAGAGTATTTTAGGTTGCACGGATTGCCCGGAGAGGGGCAGTCGTACCTTGAATTAGTTTCTTGTAATGAGGAGTTTGCTAAGTCGGTTATTGAGAGACGAGCGGAGGAGGAGTCGAGGTTGATGGGGATTAACGTTAGGCCGGCATTCGAGTGGAAGCTTCCACCAGGGTTCTTTTTCAAGAAGGAAATGAGGGAGTGGGTTAGGGACTGGATGGAGCTCCCTTACATTTCTCCATATGAGGATGTGTCGCATTTGGATCCTGCTTCGCCGGAAATGGAGAAGAGGCTGGTGGGGGTTTTCCACGAGCTGCTCTCGCTGTCAATTTATAAGAGAGTGCCAGTGCCCATTCTAGGCAAGCTTTGTAAGGATTTTAGGTATTCTAAAGCATTCACGAGTGTGTTTACAAGGCATTCAGGGATTTTCTATATGTCTTTGAAAGGTGGAATTCAGACAGCAATGTTGAGGGAAGCATATAAGGGTGAGGAGTTGGTTGATCTCGATCCACTGTGTGAGATAAAGAATAAGTTTGTTGAAATGCTGGAAGAGGGATGGCGGGAGAGGGCTCAGAAATTGAGATTGCGCAGAGAAAGTATTCGCAAGGATATGGAACTCGCGGCTGTTAGGAATAAGGAACTGAAATGTGATAAGCAGAATACAGAATTATGAAGTCGGACAAATTATCTGTGTATATGTTCCTGGTGTACACTTGATCTAAATAAGGCGAAGGCCGTGGTGTTTGAACATATCAGATGGGAAAGTATATTTTCTGTATCTCTCTTATGCAGTTTCATTGTTTAATACTAAAAGATATGCCTACACCATCTGTGCCTGCTTGTATTAGTTGCTTCtgtaaatatgaaaaaaaatgcaatatcTTAGTGATAATACTGTAAATAACCCCCTAAAGCAATTTGGGACTCGGAAATATCGATGTGCTTCACATGTTTTCCCTATAGTGAGTAGACATGAACTCAATATTTTAGAGCACAAGGTTAAAGAATCTAAGAACCTTTATGAATTCTCTCTCTTGCTTTGCTGGTTGTAGAATTTGCTATTAGTAACTCCAAATGTTGAATGTAAAATTCACACTAAATTCATTCTAATTACTCACGACAACAAGGCTTGGTCTGTATAGATGGGGTATTGTAAATGGTTGGATGTGTGAATAGTTCAACCATACATGATATTTTGTTTGATGATTTTGTTCTCTTTTATTTGTCATCTACATGATATTGtactacatatttttttctatgGAAATCTAGAAATTAtccatttatttaattaaagctGGATCTTTCATATTGGGACGATTGAGATTTGTTCTCTAGTGATCAATGCTTGCTAGTAGTAGGTAATTTCAGGTCTTGAATCCTAAAAATGAGCGCTCCCCTGGTACTATGTGAAGTATTTATTGCCTTCCATCATTCTTTGGAAAATTTTATTAGAGAACTTACATTTTTTGTTATAGAttccatttttattttgagaaagACAAGTTTAGCTATGCCAAATTATGGAATGCAAGATGAATGCTTCATTCATTAAATTGGTTTCATGTTGTTGTTATCTTGTAGATACTCACTCTACCTGAAAACCTACCTAACTCAAGAACATGTAAAGCTTGTGAAAGAAACAGTTATATAAGTCTGTGCAAAGATTATTTGGTAGCTAACTTCTTCCACTGTTTCCGTTTGTGCAGACAATCCAAGAAAAGCGAGCACATGGATAGAACCAATGCCCTCCGCTTGCTTGCCACTCTGATGCTTCTAGTGCTGTACCCAAAGGCAGAAAGCCAGTGGGTTTCCCACCACCCACTGCCACCAGCAAATCTTCCCCCACTTTGTGCTTCGCAGTTTGCATTAGCAAACCGTGCATGTTCGTTGCTACCCTATACACCAGTTCCTCCACCATCCCCTCCTTCCCCACCAACACCCCTTCCCACGGAGGGCCATCATGACCACCATAGGCGGCACCACCACGGCCACAAGCACCATAGGCACAAAGAGACGGGCGCTGAAGCAGATTGCTGTAGGTGGTTGAAAGAAGTTGATGACGTCTGCATTTGTGGCCTGTTGGTTCACTTGCCTCCATTCCTTGCCAGGCCGGCGCATAATTACACGGTGTCCGTAGGCGAATTTTGCCAGGTTACTTTTGCCTGTGCATCAAGGTGCGTGCCATTCTGATTATTACAAGCTTAACAGAGCAAGTAGAAATTCTCTC comes from Salvia miltiorrhiza cultivar Shanhuang (shh) chromosome 3, IMPLAD_Smil_shh, whole genome shotgun sequence and encodes:
- the LOC131016204 gene encoding uncharacterized protein LOC131016204; amino-acid sequence: MDRTNALRLLATLMLLVLYPKAESQWVSHHPLPPANLPPLCASQFALANRACSLLPYTPVPPPSPPSPPTPLPTEGHHDHHRRHHHGHKHHRHKETGAEADCCRWLKEVDDVCICGLLVHLPPFLARPAHNYTVSVGEFCQVTFACASRCVPF
- the LOC131016203 gene encoding protein WHAT'S THIS FACTOR 1 homolog, chloroplastic, translating into MLSKSRRLFMFRAHNPKIPSLYSILQFNASMSNLKVVWRKDTKLDQAIENDKKWRLCYRVVREVLNEPGQVIPLQYLAKRRERLRLPVKLEAFLSQNPGLFDIYKDRIRPKSDLVEFVRPSDRLNRFSEEEKLIYRENEPLIVAKLCKLLMMANHRVVSAAKLVEVKKEFGFPNDFLVKLVSAYPEYFRLHGLPGEGQSYLELVSCNEEFAKSVIERRAEEESRLMGINVRPAFEWKLPPGFFFKKEMREWVRDWMELPYISPYEDVSHLDPASPEMEKRLVGVFHELLSLSIYKRVPVPILGKLCKDFRYSKAFTSVFTRHSGIFYMSLKGGIQTAMLREAYKGEELVDLDPLCEIKNKFVEMLEEGWRERAQKLRLRRESIRKDMELAAVRNKELKCDKQNTEL